The Geoalkalibacter subterraneus genome contains the following window.
GGAGATCGACCGCAGAATCCGCTTTCTCACCAAACAGCTGGATGCGGCGGACATCGTCGACCCTCTCGATCAGAAGGCGCGCGCCGGCGACCGCGTCCTGTTCGGCGCTACGGTGACGGTGGAAAACGCCGACGGCGTGGAGCGGGTGCTGAGCCTGGTGGGCGGCGATGAAATGGACGCCTCGCGTGGACGTATCAGCTGGTTCTCGCCGGTCGGTCGCGCGCTTCTCAATGCGCGGGAAGGGGATGAAGTCACCGTTGTGACCCCCGGCGGCCGCGAGGAGCTGGAAATCGTCAAGGTCGACTATCTTCCGCTGGACTGAAGTTGCGCGTCCCACCCGTCGCTTCCTTCCCCATGCTGAACTGTGACATTAAACTTTGTTTGGAGAGATCATGATCCAGATCGGTTGTACCAATAAACTTAAAATTACGACCATCGACGATGAAGGCGCCTGGTTTGAGGATGAGCAGCTGCGCATTCTGCTGCCTGCCCGCGAAGTGCCCGGCAGTGCCGCGCCGGGGGATGAGCTGGCTGTTTTTGTTTTCATCAATACGGTGGGGCTGCCGGTGGCGACCCTTAAACGCCCCAGGGCACAGGTCGGGGAATTCGCCCAGCTTCAGGTCAGCGATGTCACCAAACACGGCGCCTTTCTCGATTGGGGGCTGGACAAGGAGCTGCTCGTGCCCTACAGCGAACAGCCTGAGCGCATGCGCAAAGGCCATCGCTACCTGGTCAAGGTCTGCCTTGACGACCGCAACCGGGTCGTGGCCACCGCTCGCGTGGAAAAATGCCTGGAAGAGCCGCCTGGGGAATTAAAGGTCAACGACCAGGTGGATGTGCTGCTGTGGGATTTTACCGATCTCGGCGTGAAGGTCATCATCAACGATCTTTATCCGGCGCTGCTTTACGGGGATGAGGTGCGCCCCGGCATGAAGCGGGGGCAGCGCTTCAAGGCCTACGTGCAGAATATCCGTGACGACGGCAAGATCGATGTGACCCTGCGCCGCAGTGGGGCTGCGGGTGTGGTGGATGCGCGGGACAGGATTCTCGAAGCGCTGCAGCCGGAAGGCTTTCTGCCGCTGCACGACCAGAGTTCCCCGCAGGAAATCTTTCAGCGCCTGGGGATGAGCAAAAAGGTCTTCAAAAAAGCGGTAGGCGGATTGTACAAGGAGGGTCGCGTTGAACTGGCGCGCGACGGCATCCGTTTGAAGGATCAATCGAAGAGTTGATGAGGAGAGGATGATCCGGCTTGAGACAGTCTGTCACATTATGGAGCGCTCCTGAGACATCATGAACTGCAGTTCGATTCTGGATGAGATTGTAAGTCCTTTATTTTGCATGACCTTTTAAAACGTTTACGGAAATTCAGGAAGGGTGGCAAACCCTTTGCACTATCTGCAGAGAAAAAAATGCAGTGACCAACGAGTGCAGAGGAGGATACCCATGGCCAGAGTCAACGAAAACCCCAAAAAATTCATCATTTCCTGTCGAGTCAACCATCGGGAAATGCGCGAGCTGCAGGAGCGCGCGCAGGAATCGGGGCTCAGCATCACTGCGTTGTTGCGTGAGAGCCTCGATCTGTCCGACGAAGCTCGCCGCGATGCCAATCGGTCCTGCGCCTGAAGGTCAACCGGGCGAAGCCGGAGCGCGGAGGGAAAGGTTTGCGCCAGGGTGCGTTCAGGCCGTTGGAGGGGTGTCCCTGCTTTGCGTTTCCACGAATTCCATTTCCAGCAGATCGACAATCAGAGTGCGCCCCCGCAACGGCGTGCCGCGTCCCAGCAGAACCTTGCAGACCTCGGCAGCCTGCAGGCTTGCAATCACCGCGGGAGTGAAAGAAGGGTTGCCAAGCTCCTTCTCAATTCCACGGCCGTTCTGCGGATAGTTCTCCTGCACGGTTCGTTCGCCGGGGAACTGGGTCGTGACTTGCCCGTACCAGCCGGCGATGGCGCCGTGAACCATGGTAATCCCCAGGGCTGAACTGATTTCCGCCAGCTCAAGACGCCCCTCGATATTGTCCAGCGCATCCACCGCGACCGTGCTTTCGGACAGCAACTCCATGCCATTATTCCGGCCGAAAGCCTTTTGGTGGGTGATGACCTCCACTGCCGGGTTGATCTCCCTCAGACGTTTTTTCGCGACATCCACTTTGGGCGTGCCGAGCAGGGCAGGGGTGGCCAGCAATTGCCGGTTGAGATTGTGTTCTTCAAACACATCGGGGTCGATGGCGACAATTCGTCCAACGCCAAGCCGGCCCAGTTCTTCGAGAATATAGCCGCCCAGCCCACCACAGCCGATGACAGCCACCCGGCTTTCAGCCAGCCGCAGTTGATCGGCGAGGGTCAGCATGTTGCGGTTGCGTTGATAGCGTGCAGGCAGCAGATTTCTTTCAAGGGCCAGTCGTTCAATCCGGGCCCAGCTCAGGCCGGACTGTTCGACCGCTTGCCCCAGAGCTTCTTGAGAGAGCAGGCCGTCGCGGGATTGGGCCGCCAGAAAAGAGCAGACATCTTCCATTTCAGCCTCCTCCGACCAGCGGAAAGAGCGCAAGCGCATCTCCTTCCTTGAGTTCATAATCCAGTGCCGCGTGACGGTAGTTGACCATCACCACCCCCAGTTGATCTTCCGATAAGCCCAATTCTTCCACAATGCGGCGGACAGGCGTTCCAGGTGGGTAGTCACGATCCTCGACTTTGAAGCGCCCGACCCGGAACGAGGCGAAGAGTTTAACGGTGATCTTCATGCTGCAGACTCCCCGTGGCTGGATGAAAAAAATCCCGGTGTGGTTGAAACGGACCACACCGGGCATGGAGAGAAATGGACAGAAAGATGTTAGAAGTTCCAGAACTCGTCGATTTCCTCGTCACTGAAATCCCAGACCACATTGTGCGGCGGCACGGGTTCGGTGTTGAAGAATTCCGGCAGGCGGTCGTGACTGCTGTTGAAACCGGCTTCGGTGTTGAACTTGCGCTCGAGTTTCAGGATGCTCTTGCCGAGATCGGTGACATCGTCACCGGTGAGGCTGATGCCGAAGCGCGCGTTGATCATGTCGATGAGCGCCGGCAGGCATTCGGGGATATCAAGTGCCGGGAATGCGACGAAGATGCACATGCCGGTGGAATCGACGGCGGCGGTGGCGATCTGCAGGTTGCGTGAGAGTTCCACCTGGCCGTCCTTCTTCAACGGGTCGACCTGGCCGCCGACTCCGAGGATGTTGGTGGCGATGCAGTAGCCGGCCGTGTGGTCGGCTCCCATGGTCGAGGTCGCATAGGTGATGCCGATCCCCTTGATGGAGCGTGGATCGTAAGCGGGGATCGCCTGGTTTTTGACGACCGGAATGCGAGTGAGGCCGTAAGCCTTGCCGACGCTGGCGGTGCCATTGCCGATGATGCGCCCCAATGGTGTCCCCTTGGCGACTTCCTCGCGCAGAAGGCGTTTGATTCCGGCGGCGTCTCCGAAGGGCAGCACGCCGGCTTCCATGGCGACGCCCATGGCGACCGCCGTTTCAATGGAATCCACGCCGATATCGTCCATGATGTTGTCGATCTCGGCCATGGCGTCGAGGTCGCTGATGCAACAGTCGGCGCCCAGCCCCCAGATCGTTTCGTATTCGAAACCTGAAGAGAGATATTTGCCGTCTTTGTCCACGTAGACCTGGGAGCACTGGATAATGCATCCGGCATGGCAGCCGTGCTTGAATTTGCCGCCGCGCTTGGCGATGGTTTCCTGCATGGTCTCGCCGGAGATCTTGTC
Protein-coding sequences here:
- the greB gene encoding transcription elongation factor GreB, whose amino-acid sequence is MSQQRKNYMTPGCAARMRAELKELLYKERPAMVDTVAWAASNGDRSENADYQYGKRRLREIDRRIRFLTKQLDAADIVDPLDQKARAGDRVLFGATVTVENADGVERVLSLVGGDEMDASRGRISWFSPVGRALLNAREGDEVTVVTPGGREELEIVKVDYLPLD
- a CDS encoding CvfB family protein, which codes for MIQIGCTNKLKITTIDDEGAWFEDEQLRILLPAREVPGSAAPGDELAVFVFINTVGLPVATLKRPRAQVGEFAQLQVSDVTKHGAFLDWGLDKELLVPYSEQPERMRKGHRYLVKVCLDDRNRVVATARVEKCLEEPPGELKVNDQVDVLLWDFTDLGVKVIINDLYPALLYGDEVRPGMKRGQRFKAYVQNIRDDGKIDVTLRRSGAAGVVDARDRILEALQPEGFLPLHDQSSPQEIFQRLGMSKKVFKKAVGGLYKEGRVELARDGIRLKDQSKS
- a CDS encoding plasmid mobilization protein, which encodes MARVNENPKKFIISCRVNHREMRELQERAQESGLSITALLRESLDLSDEARRDANRSCA
- a CDS encoding HesA/MoeB/ThiF family protein, with amino-acid sequence MEDVCSFLAAQSRDGLLSQEALGQAVEQSGLSWARIERLALERNLLPARYQRNRNMLTLADQLRLAESRVAVIGCGGLGGYILEELGRLGVGRIVAIDPDVFEEHNLNRQLLATPALLGTPKVDVAKKRLREINPAVEVITHQKAFGRNNGMELLSESTVAVDALDNIEGRLELAEISSALGITMVHGAIAGWYGQVTTQFPGERTVQENYPQNGRGIEKELGNPSFTPAVIASLQAAEVCKVLLGRGTPLRGRTLIVDLLEMEFVETQSRDTPPTA
- a CDS encoding MoaD/ThiS family protein; this encodes MKITVKLFASFRVGRFKVEDRDYPPGTPVRRIVEELGLSEDQLGVVMVNYRHAALDYELKEGDALALFPLVGGG
- a CDS encoding aldehyde ferredoxin oxidoreductase family protein → MDKIFRVNMSNLTCQVEEVPEAWAGLGGRGLTSTIVAAEVPPTCHPLGPNNKLVFAPGLLSGTAAANSGRMSCGAKSPLTGTIKESNAGGTSAQQFARMGIKALIIEGQPQEDKWYNLHLTKDGATLQEEKELLGKGNFEVVDAVEARFNKKTGLITIGPAGEMKMEMANISVKDPDSKMRSHGRGGMGAVMGSKRIKFISIDDKDAPGVTVADPEKFKTAARTFAKALLDHPVSGEGLPTYGTNVLVNIINEAGGLPTRNFKEGQYKEHDKISGETMQETIAKRGGKFKHGCHAGCIIQCSQVYVDKDGKYLSSGFEYETIWGLGADCCISDLDAMAEIDNIMDDIGVDSIETAVAMGVAMEAGVLPFGDAAGIKRLLREEVAKGTPLGRIIGNGTASVGKAYGLTRIPVVKNQAIPAYDPRSIKGIGITYATSTMGADHTAGYCIATNILGVGGQVDPLKKDGQVELSRNLQIATAAVDSTGMCIFVAFPALDIPECLPALIDMINARFGISLTGDDVTDLGKSILKLERKFNTEAGFNSSHDRLPEFFNTEPVPPHNVVWDFSDEEIDEFWNF